In the genome of Fluviispira vulneris, one region contains:
- a CDS encoding 6-pyruvoyl trahydropterin synthase family protein — protein sequence MLILKHNFSFCASHRLFNPTFSDDKNKEIYGKCAGKNGHGHNYKLEVAITGQVDPETSMLFNLQDLSDIVYENIINDVDHKHLNFDVLWLEGKIPTIEIFIEEIWKRLDKSIGSKQKNKLELYSVTLWETETNFATRLRN from the coding sequence ATGCTTATTTTAAAACATAATTTTTCTTTTTGCGCCAGTCATAGGCTTTTTAATCCAACCTTCAGTGATGATAAAAATAAAGAAATATATGGCAAATGTGCAGGTAAAAATGGGCATGGGCATAACTATAAACTCGAGGTTGCAATTACAGGTCAAGTGGATCCTGAAACAAGCATGCTCTTTAATTTACAAGATCTTTCTGACATCGTGTATGAGAATATTATCAACGACGTCGATCATAAACATTTAAATTTTGATGTGCTTTGGCTTGAAGGTAAAATCCCAACAATCGAAATTTTTATTGAAGAAATCTGGAAAAGACTTGATAAATCTATTGGAAGTAAACAGAAAAACAAACTTGAGCTTTACTCAGTTACTTTATGGGAAACAGAAACAAATTTTGCAACACGTTTGAGAAATTAG
- a CDS encoding DedA family protein: MDFFHTLYQFILSVLNDPIFLIQTVGYIGLILIVFAETGLLVGFFLPGDSLLIAAGLFAAKGDMQISILISTLTVSAIVGDAVGFYIGKKLGALLYSKEDSFFFRKKHIQYAHDFYEKHGGKTIIIARFIPIIRTFAPTVAGAAEMTFSKFVSYNIIGGFLWVWSMVFGGYYLGKMFGDKINDYIHFLIVGIIFVSFIPIIVKWIKSRKEQDNHA, translated from the coding sequence ATGGATTTTTTTCATACGCTTTATCAATTTATTTTATCAGTATTAAATGATCCCATATTTCTGATACAAACAGTAGGATATATCGGTCTCATTTTAATTGTTTTTGCTGAAACAGGTTTATTGGTAGGCTTTTTTTTGCCAGGGGATTCATTGTTAATTGCTGCAGGATTATTTGCTGCTAAAGGAGATATGCAGATCTCAATTCTTATTTCTACACTAACTGTGTCTGCAATTGTAGGTGATGCTGTTGGTTTTTATATTGGCAAAAAACTTGGTGCATTGCTATATAGTAAGGAAGATTCTTTTTTCTTTCGCAAAAAACATATACAATATGCGCATGATTTTTATGAAAAACATGGTGGAAAAACTATAATTATAGCAAGATTTATTCCTATTATAAGAACTTTTGCTCCTACCGTTGCTGGAGCTGCTGAGATGACCTTTTCTAAGTTTGTATCTTACAATATCATCGGTGGGTTTTTATGGGTTTGGAGCATGGTATTTGGTGGATATTATTTAGGAAAAATGTTCGGAGATAAAATAAATGACTATATTCATTTTTTAATTGTCGGAATAATCTTTGTATCGTTTATTCCTATTATAGTTAAATGGATAAAATCAAGAAAAGAACAAGATAATCATGCTTGA
- a CDS encoding S-adenosylmethionine decarboxylase, whose amino-acid sequence MTEILGFNNLTKALSFNLYDFAVALNDEERASYIRYIDERYSARQIESQLIRIAEIIDAEVLNVSSKDFDPYGASVILLMSDLKGDQATQQSNMISQSTYNIVDKQANLMAQSTVSIHLDKSHICAHTYPDSLDPSGICSFRVDIDIATCGSISPLYALDFMFKAFETDVVCVDYVVRGFARNKKNEKIYMDHEIESITQFVSPFILREYDTIDKNSPEHHTYQTMFCRKELDESCYFRNPRTVPPHIASEKMALIRKEIDSVARLK is encoded by the coding sequence ATGACAGAAATACTTGGTTTTAACAACCTAACGAAAGCTTTAAGCTTCAATCTATATGACTTTGCTGTTGCATTGAATGATGAAGAAAGAGCTTCGTATATCAGGTATATTGATGAACGGTATTCCGCACGTCAAATTGAATCCCAACTCATACGAATTGCAGAAATAATTGATGCTGAAGTTTTAAACGTCAGCTCAAAAGATTTCGATCCATATGGTGCAAGCGTTATATTGCTCATGAGCGATTTAAAGGGCGATCAAGCAACTCAACAATCAAATATGATTTCTCAATCAACTTATAACATTGTTGACAAACAAGCCAATCTCATGGCTCAGTCAACGGTTTCCATTCATTTAGACAAAAGTCATATCTGTGCACACACCTATCCAGACAGTCTTGATCCCTCTGGTATCTGTAGCTTTCGCGTTGACATTGACATAGCAACCTGTGGAAGCATTTCACCTTTGTATGCATTGGATTTTATGTTCAAGGCATTCGAAACAGACGTCGTTTGTGTGGATTATGTTGTCAGAGGTTTTGCGCGAAATAAAAAGAACGAAAAAATATACATGGATCATGAAATTGAGAGCATCACTCAGTTTGTCTCCCCATTTATACTAAGAGAATATGACACCATAGATAAAAACTCTCCAGAACATCATACCTATCAAACAATGTTTTGTAGAAAAGAATTGGATGAGAGTTGTTACTTTAGAAATCCAAGAACTGTTCCACCACACATTGCTTCCGAAAAAATGGCTCTTATTCGCAAAGAAATAGATTCTGTTGCCCGTTTAAAATAA
- a CDS encoding ABC1 kinase family protein gives MREKNSSKSRALSLIRTIGSTALKAGNEAIQKKLSKLSEGDSPISEAALRLVKGLDDLKGAAMKVGQILSMVDEKMLPPGWKEALSKLQANATAKDWSFIEPILLKAFGNLDDFEYIEERAVHAASIGQVHKARLKDGTYIALKVQYPNLEKSVKSDLQNMKRLINLANIMPNMANYDHTFEAVEKLFLEELDFIREKNFYELYKENFSNNPNIIVPKTISHLCRKNILATEWIQGENLQQWMTRNQSEMHSDIELIKKRDKIGFLLLDLVFKEIITFKHIQSDPNPGNFLITEDCKLVLLDFGATQKLSSDLIQNYAELCRVSLAEDKENIINVAVKMGFLFTDDSNEIKESFLRIMQLAMEPFIHESYSWRNCDMLKRINSESFHLMKLTKFRAPASEIIFMNRRLGGNLIMMEKLGATVFARELFVNILQ, from the coding sequence TTGAGAGAAAAAAACAGTTCAAAATCAAGAGCATTATCTCTTATTCGAACCATTGGCAGCACTGCCCTCAAAGCAGGCAATGAGGCCATTCAAAAAAAACTAAGTAAATTGAGTGAAGGGGATTCGCCTATCAGTGAAGCTGCATTGAGACTCGTCAAAGGTCTCGATGATCTTAAAGGCGCAGCTATGAAAGTTGGACAAATTTTAAGCATGGTGGATGAAAAAATGCTTCCCCCAGGCTGGAAAGAAGCATTGAGCAAACTACAAGCCAACGCAACCGCCAAAGATTGGAGCTTTATAGAACCCATTTTATTAAAGGCATTTGGTAATTTAGATGACTTTGAATACATCGAAGAACGAGCAGTTCATGCCGCAAGTATTGGTCAAGTCCACAAAGCACGTTTAAAAGATGGAACTTATATCGCTCTTAAAGTACAATATCCAAATCTAGAAAAAAGCGTAAAATCCGATCTTCAAAACATGAAAAGACTCATCAATTTAGCGAATATTATGCCAAATATGGCAAACTATGATCACACTTTCGAAGCCGTCGAAAAACTCTTTCTTGAAGAACTCGACTTTATACGTGAAAAAAACTTTTATGAACTTTATAAAGAAAACTTTAGTAACAATCCCAATATTATTGTGCCAAAAACAATCTCCCATCTTTGTCGAAAAAATATTTTAGCCACGGAATGGATCCAAGGTGAAAATCTCCAACAATGGATGACACGCAATCAAAGTGAAATGCATTCAGATATCGAACTTATAAAAAAGCGCGATAAAATAGGTTTTCTTTTATTGGATCTTGTCTTTAAAGAAATTATAACTTTCAAACATATTCAATCCGATCCCAATCCCGGTAATTTTCTTATCACTGAGGATTGCAAACTTGTTCTGCTCGATTTTGGGGCTACACAAAAATTAAGTTCCGATCTTATCCAAAATTATGCTGAACTTTGTCGTGTAAGCCTAGCTGAAGATAAAGAAAACATAATAAATGTTGCTGTAAAAATGGGCTTTTTATTTACAGATGACAGCAATGAGATAAAAGAGAGTTTTTTAAGAATAATGCAGCTTGCAATGGAGCCCTTTATCCATGAGAGTTATTCTTGGAGAAACTGTGATATGTTAAAAAGAATAAATTCTGAGTCTTTTCATTTAATGAAATTGACTAAATTTAGAGCTCCAGCTTCTGAAATCATATTTATGAATAGAAGACTTGGTGGAAATTTAATCATGATGGAAAAGCTGGGGGCGACGGTCTTTGCCAGAGAACTTTTTGTAAATATTTTACAATAA